The Desulfonatronum thioautotrophicum genome includes the window CACCACAAAACGGACAGAACTTTTTCATTTCGATCCGGCCCGTGGAGTTTTTCTTATTCTTCTCCGTGGCATAATTGCGGCGTTTGCAGTCAAGGCAGGCCA containing:
- the rpmG gene encoding 50S ribosomal protein L33; the encoded protein is MRINVLLACLDCKRRNYATEKNKKNSTGRIEMKKFCPFCGGHRIHRETK